In Parasteatoda tepidariorum isolate YZ-2023 chromosome 2, CAS_Ptep_4.0, whole genome shotgun sequence, one DNA window encodes the following:
- the LOC107446446 gene encoding negative elongation factor D yields the protein MMMDDEYDDDLDTDRGWYDDTAIDHDPDSPSAEDQEARNAMIQAECLEKFSSQDFIMEPEIFTQLKRYFQSGGNPEQVIDLLSENYHAIAQTANLLAEWLIMAGMKISEVQALVEDHLREVIIRHFDPKKADSIFTEEGETPGWLTEMIEHHTWRSLIYKLAEDYPDCLMLNFTIKLISDAGYQGEITSISTASQQLEVFSRILKTSVSNFLEGGEEELQKNLHEFTRMVCHGEHTYLYSQALLHLLSQEPRGGSNIKRLSQETSAYVQGTEHNATPITMALTGAATVPRACGALSAMLCKNALNPADITVLYKMYQVAAEPPPVELIRVPQFLDLLMDSLFKPGTKINPEHKPKYIFLLAYAVSVHETFKKGMRKSVNREELKTTTQAVEKVHMICNEKKGSSELIPELNTLYQCIRFPVVALGVVRWVDFTVSEKSYFKLSTEHTPLHLALLDEVATCHNTLHQKVLELLIRLFESPQEDLDVLVQLEMKKMLLDRMVHLLSRGCAVSVVNYIKACWQRQDTDISLIRYFVTEVLDIIAPPYTAEFVNLFLPLVENEEITGNMRNEGENDPISEFIILCKSNYLGAN from the coding sequence ATGATGATGGATGATGAATATGATGATGATTTAGACACAGATAGAGGGTGGTATGATGATACTGCCATAGATCATGACCCAGACTccccctctgcagaagatcaagAAGCTAGAAATGCTATGATCCAGGCTGAATGTTTGGAGAAGTTTAGCAGCCAAGATTTTATAATGGAACCTGAAATTTTTACGCAgttgaaaagatattttcagaGTGGAGGAAATCCTGAGCAAGTTATAGATCTTCTTTCAGAGAACTACCATGCTATTGCACAAACAGCTAATCTTTTGGCTGAGTGGTTAATTATGGCGGGTATGAAAATATCAGAGGTTCAAGCTCTTGTGGAAGATCATCTTAGAGAAGTTATCATCAGGCATTTCGATCCCAAAAAAGCAGATTCCATTTTCACTGAAGAAGGAGAAACGCCAGGATGGCTGACTGAGATGATTGAGCACCACACATGGAGGTCACTGATTTATAAGTTAGCAGAAGATTATCCTGACTGTCTGATGTTAAACTTTACTATTAAACTAATATCAGATGCTGGTTATCAGGGTGAAATAACAAGTATCTCAACAGCCTCCCAACAACTGGAAGTATTTTCTAGAATTCTTAAAACTTCAGTGTCAAATTTTCTTGAAGGTGGGGAAGAAGAGCTTCAGAAGAATCTTCATGAATTTACCAGGATGGTGTGTCATGGAGAACATACATACTTATATAGCCAAGCTCTTCTTCATCTTTTATCTCAAGAACCCAGAGGAGGGTCAAATATAAAACGTCTTTCTCAAGAAACAAGTGCATATGTACAAGGAACAGAACATAATGCAACTCCTATCACCATGGCATTGACTGGAGCTGCCACTGTTCCTAGAGCGTGTGGAGCATTATCTGCAATGCTCTGTAAAAACGCATTAAATCCTGCGGATATTACCGTGCTTTACAAAATGTACCAAGTTGCAGCTGAACCACCTCCTGTAGAATTAATAAGAGTACCACAATTCTTAGATTTGCTGATGGATTCTTTGTTCAAGCctggaacaaaaataaatccagaacataaaccaaaatatattttcttactaGCCTATGCGGTCAGTGtgcatgaaacttttaaaaagggaATGAGAAAGAGTGTAAATAGAGAAGAGTTAAAAACTACAACACAGGCAGTTGAGAAAGTTCATATGATTTGTAATGAAAAGAAAGGATCTTCAGAACTTATTCCTGAATTGAATACTTTATATCAGTGCATTCGTTTCCCAGTGGTTGCTTTAGGTGTTGTCCGGTGGGTGGATTTCACAGTGTCTGAAAAAAGCTATTTCAAACTGTCAACTGAACATACTCCTTTACATTTAGCTTTGTTAGATGAAGTTGCTACTTGTCATAATACTCTTCATCAGAAAGTTTTAGAACTTTTGATTCGATTATTTGAATCACCTCAAGAGGATTTAGATGTTTTAGTGCAGcttgaaatgaagaaaatgctTTTGGACAGAATGGTTCACTTGCTCAGTCGTGGTTGTGCTGTTTCTGTTGTTAATTACATTAAAGCCTGCTGGCAGCGCCAAGATACAGATATATCTCTTATCCGTTACTTTGTAACTGAAGTTCTTGATATTATAGCACCACCATATACTGCAGAATTTGTGAACTTGTTTCTTCCTTTAGTTGAGAATGAAGAAATCACTGGTAATATGCGGAATGAGGGTGAAAATGATCCCATATCTGAATTTATTATACTCTGTAAATCAAATTACTTGGGAGCTAATTAG
- the LOC107446447 gene encoding mitochondrial chaperone BCS1 translates to MPLADFIASLQNNPYFGAGFGLVGLGAGLAALRKASMYGMMFFRRHYMITLEVPCRDKSYQWILQYITNQARNTQHLSVETSYKQTDTGKISTSFEFVPSVGTHYFFYKGTWIKVDRTREQQTLDLHLGIPWESVKLTALGRKKDTFFELLLEARKHYLKQEEGKTVIFQGMGSEWRQFGHPRKRRPLSSVILDEGVAERICNDVKEFINTPSWYIDRGIPYRRGYLLYGPPGCGKSSFITALAGELEYSICILNLSERGLSDDRLQHLMSVAPQQSIILLEDIDAAFVNREESHATKVAYDGLNQVTFSGLLNMLDGVVSTEARILFMTTNYKERLDAALIRPGRVDVKEEIGYATSHQLKLMYKKFYRESGESDAENFANAVTHVKNNVSMAEIQGHFMCFKNDPKGVIDNVNLLGKS, encoded by the exons ATGCCTCTAGCTGATTTCATTGCTTCTCTGCAAAATAATCCATATTTTGGAGCCGGTTTTGGACTTGTTGGTCTCGGTGCTGGATTAGCAGCACTGCGGAAAGCATCTATGTATGGTATGATGTTTTTTCGACGACATTACATGATTACATTAGAAGTTCCATGCAGGGATAAAAGTTATCAATGGATTTTGCAGTATATCACAAATCAAGCAAGGAATACTCAACATCTAAGTGTTGAGACAAGTTATAAGCAGACTGATACTGGAAAAATATCAACTTCTTTTGAATTTGTGCCAAGTGTTGgaactcattatttttt ttataaaggCACATGGATCAAAGTTGATAGAACACGAGAACAGCAAACTCTAGATTTACATTTAGGAATACCATGGGAATCTGTTAAGCTAACAGCATTAGGAAGGAAAAAGGacacattttttgaattgttgttagaag ccAGGAAGCACTATTTGAAGCAAGAAGAAGGAAAGACAGTTATTTTTCAAGGTATGGGCTCTGAGTGGAGACAATTTGGACATCCTCGAAAACGCAGACCCTTATCATCGGTTATTTTGGATGAAGGCGTTGCTGAACGAATATGCAATGATGTAAAAGAATTTATCAATACTCCATCTTGGTACATAGATAGAG GTATACCATACCGAAGAGGTTATTTATTGTACGGTCCTCCAGGTTGTGGGAAAAGTAGTTTTAT taCAGCATTAGCAGGAGAGCTTGAGTATtccatttgtattttaaatctcAGTGAAAGAGGTTTGTCAGATGATCGGTTACAGCACTTGATGAGTGTTGCACCTCAGCAAAGTATAATTCTTCTTGAAGATATTGATGCTGCATTTGTCAACAGGGAGGAGTCACATGCAA CTAAAGTTGCTTATGATGGACTGAACCAAGTAACCTTCAGCGGTCTACTTAACATGTTAGATGGAGTTGTATCTACGGAAGCACGCATTTTATTTATGACAACCAATTATAAAGAAAG ATTAGATGCTGCTTTGATAAGACCAGGAAGAGTTGATGTTAAAGAGGAAATTGGATATGCAACATCTCATCAGTTGaagttaatgtataaaaaattttaccgtgAAAGTGGCGAAAGTGATgcagaaaattttgcaaatgctGTAACACACGTTAAAAACAATGTCAGCATGGCTGAAATTCAAGGgcattttatgtgttttaaaaatgatccaAAAGGTGTAATAGATAACGTTAATTTATTAGGGAaatcgtga
- the LOC107446448 gene encoding zinc finger protein 271-like, producing the protein MAKLNRAHTVEELYSCSICNKSFLHKSHLTTHSRVHTGKRPFSCSICNKSFSQKGNLERHSRVHTAEKPFSCSICNKSFSERCSLTEHSHIHTGEKPFSCSICNKRFSVKSSLRTHCRVHTGEKPYSCIICNKSFQNRMSLNEHSHVHTGEKPYSCSICRKKFSIKRNLTRHSRVHTGEKPYSCSICNKKYSLKSKLTSHSHVHTDEKPYSCSICNKGFSVKSNMTIHSRIHTGEKPYSCNICKKSFSQKSHLKEHNHVHSGDKPYSCSICNKSFSQKSNLIQHSLVHTGDKPYSCSICNKSFSRKDNLIQHSLVHTGEKPYSCSLCNKSFSLKSSLKKHCHVHTVD; encoded by the coding sequence ATGGCTAAACTCAATCGTGCTCATACTGTTGAGGAActttattcttgtagtatatgtaataaaagttttttacacAAAAGTCATCTCACTACacacagtcgtgttcatactggtaaGAGGCctttttcttgtagtatatgtaataagagtttttcacaaaaaggtAATCTGGAAAGACatagtcgtgttcatactgCTGAGAAGCctttttcttgtagtatatgtaataagagtttctCAGAAAGATGTAGTTTGACTGAACACAGTCatattcatactggtgagaaacctttttcttgtagtatatgtaataagcgtttttcagtaaaaagtaGTTTGAGAACACACTGTCGTGTTCATAcgggtgagaagccttattcttgtattatatgtaataagagttttcaAAACAGAATGAGTCTGAATGAACACAGTCATGTTCATACTGgggagaaaccttattcttgtagtatatgtcgtaaaaagttttcaataaaaagaaatctgacCCGTCACAGCCGTGTTCATAcaggtgagaagccttattcttgtagtatatgtaataagaaatattcacTGAAAAGTAAGCTGACCAGCCACAGTCATGTTCATACTgatgagaagccttattcttgtagtatatgtaataagggtttttcagtaaaaagtaaTATGACTATACACAGTCGTATTCATACTGgggagaaaccttattcttgcaatatatgtaaaaagagtttttcacaaaaaagtcaTCTGAAAGAACACAATCATGTTCATAGTGGTGataagccttattcttgtagtatatgtaataagagtttttcacaaaaaagtaatCTAATACAACACAGccttgttcatactggtgataagccttattcttgtagtatatgtaataagagtttttcacgaAAAGATAATCTAATACAACACAGccttgttcatactggtgagaagccttattcttgcagtttatgtaataaaagtttttcattaaaaagtagtCTGAAAAAACACTGTCATGTTCATACTGTTGActag